The DNA window TTTCGGGCACGCGTCTGATGTCGACCTGAGCGCCCGCCGATGCCGCGCCTTCTGCGACGGCCTTCGCCATGGCCTCGATATGGCCGTAGGAGGAGTAATAGAGAACCAGAACCTTAGCCATCGTGATGTCTCCTTGGATGGGCAATGCTTATTCGGGGAAAAGGAGGCCGCCCGCGCGGAGGAAGGGGGGATGCGCGGGCGGCCGTGGCTCGACCGCCATGGGAGCGGCGGCGAGCCACAGGGTCATAGGCTGTCGACGAGCACGACCTCCGCATCCTCCAGCGCCGTGATCGTCACGGGGGAACCGCCGATGATCGCCGCGCCGTCACGCGCTTCGAAGATCTGGCCGTCGATGTCGATGCGGCCTGTCGCGGGCACCATATAAAGGTGGCGGCCCGCCGCGCTGTCATAGGTGACGCTCTCGCCAGCCCTGATCGTGCCGCCCAGCAGGCGGGCATCTGCGCGGATGCGCAGCGCGTCTCGGTCTTCGTCATAGCCGCTGGCCAGCACCACCAGCCTGCCCGAACGGTCGCCCGCCGGGAAGGGCTTGGCGCCCCAGCTCGGCTGCCCGCCGCGCGTCGACGGCATGATCCAGATCTGGAAGAGCGTGGTCTTCTCCTCCTCCAGATTATATTCGGCGTGGCGGATGCCGGTGCCCGCCGACATCACCTGAACGTCGCCCGCAGCGGTGCGTCCGCGATTGCCCAGGCTGTCCTGATGCGTGATCGCCCCGGTGCGGACATAGGTGATGATCTCCATGTCGGCATGCGGGTGCGGCGGAAAGCCCGAGCGCGGGGCGATCTCATCATCGTTCCAGACGCGGATCGCGCCCCAGCCCATGCGGTCTTCGTCATAATAGTCGGCGAAGGAGAAATGGTGGCGGGCGTTGAGCCAGCCATGGTCCGCACGCCCCAGCGACGCGAACGGGCGGCGCTCGATCCGGTTTTGCGTGGTGGTGGTCATGGTCTGTGCCTTTTCGGGCGGGAGGGTTCGTCCCGCGCTTGATTTCCTCCAATCTAGTCGTCAGTATCGTTTCATAAACCGGCAGTTTTGAAACGGATTGTTTCCGATGCGCTTACCTGATTTCGAAGC is part of the Sphingobium amiense genome and encodes:
- a CDS encoding pirin family protein codes for the protein MTTTTQNRIERRPFASLGRADHGWLNARHHFSFADYYDEDRMGWGAIRVWNDDEIAPRSGFPPHPHADMEIITYVRTGAITHQDSLGNRGRTAAGDVQVMSAGTGIRHAEYNLEEEKTTLFQIWIMPSTRGGQPSWGAKPFPAGDRSGRLVVLASGYDEDRDALRIRADARLLGGTIRAGESVTYDSAAGRHLYMVPATGRIDIDGQIFEARDGAAIIGGSPVTITALEDAEVVLVDSL